In Paramormyrops kingsleyae isolate MSU_618 chromosome 13, PKINGS_0.4, whole genome shotgun sequence, a single window of DNA contains:
- the ca12 gene encoding carbonic anhydrase 12 isoform X1, which translates to MAVTSIILNLVLLSITYSEGAKWTYKGPDGETNWSKNYPYCGGVFQSPIDFEPELLRYDHSLTQIELLHYNLSDKELLTLVNNGHSVQLSLPSRMSLSGLSHRYSAAQLHLHWGSQSLPAGSEHTINGKRFPAEMHVVHFNSDKYPNVSVAADRADGLAVLGVLIEVGRFNPAFDRFLTYIDGIKYKNQTVKIPAFNIRELLPDQLDEFYRYDGSLTTPPCYPSVLWTVFRTPISISHTQFLGLATTVYSSTVGDDSPVTLSGNYRRTQNPGDRTVLVNFQEGDGMQGVDTATSPLRRRQAIQKLLASSLAKATHKEAPQIQPRISHTLDSSKKWENWENKHILGQSTLKENLPKLKAGSLLLKLWNSRITGLSEESLCYSTVEKRTMLELKKAHLKNRLAEALREVVFPALNLGSYLNGRSELSPFTVRHLLHSQRKHELEKLQNSLVKPAQVPSGNHESEELQSKTRHPVQ; encoded by the exons GCCCAGATGGAGAGACCAACTGGTCCAAGAATTACCCATATTGTGGTGGGGTCTTTCAGTCGCCCATTGACTTCGAGCCAGAGCTGCTGAGATACGACCACTCTCTGACCCAGATTGAGCTCCTGCACTACAACCTGTCAGACAAGGAGCTGCTGACGCTGGTCAATAATGGGCACTCAG TGCAGCTGTCCCTGCCTTCCCGGATGAGCCTGTCTGGTCTGTCCCACCGCTACTCCGCTGCCCAGCTGCACCTGCACTGGGGCTCCCAGAGCCTGCCAGCCGGCTCTGAACACACCATCAACGGCAAGCGCTTTCCTGCAGAG ATGCATGTGGTGCACTTCAACTCCGACAAGTACCCAAACGTCTCTGTCGCGGCAGATCGGGCTGACGGGTTGGCTGTTCTTGGGGTTCTGATTGAG GTGGGCAGGTTTAACCCCGCTTTTGACCGCTTCTTGACATATATCGATGGGATTAAATATAAGA ATCAGACAGTGAAGATCCCCGCCTTTAACATCCGGGAGCTGCTTCCCGACCAACTGGACGAGTTCTATCGCTACGACGGCTCCCTGACGACACCCCCCTGCTACCCTAGTGTGCTGTGGACCGTGTTCCGAACACCAATCAGCATCTCACACACGCAG TTCCTGGGTTTAGCCACGACCGTGTACTCCTCCACGGTAGGGGACGACTCCCCAGTCACCCTCAGTGGAAACTACAGGAGAACGCAGAATCCAGGCGACAGGACTGTCCTGGTGAATTTTCAAGAGG GAGATGGAATGCAGGGCGTAGACACAGCGACGTCACCTCTCCGTAGAAGGCAAGCCATTCAAAAACTGCTTGCCAGCAGCCTTGCCAAAGCGACACACAAAGAGGCACCCCAGATACAGCCTAGAATCAGCCATACACTAGATTCCAGCAAGAAATGGGAAAATTGGGAGAACAAGCACATCTTGGGCCAGTCCACACTGAAAGAGAACTTGCCAAAGTTGAAAGCTGGAAGTCTTCTCCTAAAACTCTGGAACTCCAGAATCACTGGGCTTTCAGAAGAGAGTTTATGTTATAGCACCGTGGAAAAGAGAACAATGCTCGAGCTTAAGAAAGCCCACTTGAAGAATCGGCTGGCGGAGGCCCTCCGAGAGGTCGTCTTCCCAGCCCTCAACCTCGGGAGCTATCTGAATGGCAGATCAGAACTATCCCCCTTCACAGTCAGACACCTACTACATAGCCAGCGCAAGCATGAGCTAGAAAAGCTACAGAACTCTCTGGTGAAACCAGCCCAGGTTCCAAGTGGAAACCATGAGTCTGAGGAACTTCAGAGCAAAACCAGACACCCAGTCCAGTAG